The Theobroma cacao cultivar B97-61/B2 chromosome 2, Criollo_cocoa_genome_V2, whole genome shotgun sequence genome includes the window TTTCCTAACCACTTGCTCCAAGCATTGGATGATGTCTCCGACACGGAAATTATCACAGTTACACAGCACGAGTCCACACTCATTTCCTTTTCCCACTTTCTCTACATCGTGCTGCTCCTGCTTCAATGATGTGCAAGATCCTTCAAACACAACTTCCCCACTTCTCAACAGCCTCATGGTTGATGATCTGGAGACACAACCATCAATTACCCGGCAACCTGCAATCTTTACATCCCCGCCCTTTGCCTTGCTCTTTCCTTTAAGCTCAAAGATATCCAACACCTCAGCCTCCCCAGCTACCTGAGTTTCAAAAGTGCCAGGGGCCTTGTCCACTATCATATTACCAATGGCCTCCAAAAGGTGATATATAACACTGTGCATCAGAATCTGGAAGCAATACAAATCATTAAGTTCAACAAAGTTCCCATTCTGGTGCTTGCACAATACAACGACATCAATTATTTGTACACCAAAAAAATagtagaaaagaatttatcaTACTTTTACACAAGGTAAAACTtgcaagagaaaaaagaacaagaatgAGATTAAATGGAATTGGAGGTGAGTACCTTTATGCCGGCTTGAGTGGCTGCCATACTAAGAGAACTAGGCGGACTTTTAACATTGAATCCAATAATGCATGCACCACATGCCTGTGCTAGGTCCACATCAGATTGAGAAATAGGCCCCACCCCAACATGGACTACATTCACGAAAACCTGGATGTGAAATTGGAGAATGTATCAATAACAAAGCACAACAACACGAGAGAACAAAAAGGATTAGTTGCAATGGGCAATATCAATGACCAGCAccacttctttttttattttccatttcattttcaaaaccagatAAATTTTGCAGCATAGTGAGGCAAGAATCCAATGCTTTAATAATTCTGCATTCTTGTAAAAAGTGCTAATCAAAAAAGAATACTTGTACCAATTGTGAGGGATGCCCAACAAATATCAGCAACCAACACCTTGGGGTTAGAACCCCCAAAACAAGGCAAAAATAACAATCAGATAACATATTTGACTTTCACACACACCTGGGGACTATTTAAAGTTTTCAATGCATCTGTGACAGCCTGGACAGTGCCCTGTACATCTGCTTTTACAATTATTGGCATTTCAGCCCTTTGAGGCACCTCTTCTGATTGCTCCAAAGCTTCAGCTCTTCCACTGCTAATCTTCAATAGTCTGTCTTtgtcaaatttctttttcctccctGCACTAAGCATCCTAGCTCGCTCCTCAGATTGCACAACGATAATATCATCACCAGCCATTGGAAGCCCCTTCAAACCCTCAATCTCAACTGGCGTTGCCGGTGTTGCCTGCTCTATTGCTTTCCCCACCATATCTCTAATAGCTCTTATTCTGCCCCACTCTAAGCCCACAACCACATATTGCCCACAAACCAAAGTCCCTGCTTTTACTATTGCAGTGGCTAATGGGCCCCGCCCTTTGTCAAGTCTGGCCTCCACAACATAAGCTTGAGCAAGTCCATCCAGGCGTGCTTTAAGATTCATCATCTCGGCCTGCAGTAGCAAAGCCTCCTCCAAGTTATCCAATCCAGTTTTCTTTATTGCTGAAACTTCAACCACCTGAATGTCTCCACCCATCTCCTCCAGCAGCAAACCCTCTGAAGCAAGCTGTATTTTTACTCTATCTGGGTTAGCAGCTGGTTTATCGCATTTATTAACCGCAACCACAATTGGTACATTAGCTGCCTTTGCATGGGCCATGGCTTCAAGAGTCTGGGGCATCACCCCATCATCGGCTGCTACAACTAACACAACTATATCTGTGACCGCTGCACCTCTTGCTCGCATTGCACTAAATGCAGCATGACCAGGGGTGTCAAGGAATGTAATTGATGCCCCTGATGGCATGCGAACAACAAAAGCACCAAGATGTTGAGTTATGCCACCAGCTTCTTTGGCTGCCACTGATGTTTGACGTAGAGCATCTAAAAGAGAAGTTTTACCATGGTCAACGTGGCCCATGACTGTCACAATAGGTGGTCGTGAGAGAATTTCTGCTCCTTCACTGGCATGTATCCTCTTGACACTGGCTCCAAGTTCCTGCAAAATCATTGAGAAGTCCTTAGATGTCCCAAAGCAGCCTTTACCATGATATATTACAATGAGCCCAAGACAACAGGTAAggattagagagagaaagattcAATAACTAAAAGCAAATACCACCACAATGTAAGATCATATGTTATTCAACATACATCTCTAATTACTAGAATTGTGGCCAGAACAATGCATAAAAGTAGAGTATATTCTGAGTCAAGAAGAGAAACCATCATCAGATTTTCTATCTAACCTAACCAATCTCCCATTCTAAGAGCTCTTCCTTGACAAAGGATAATGCTAGGAAGATGGTTTAGAACTGATAATCCACTCAACAGTCTATATGAGCACGCACACAAGTTTTAGGAAGATGGTTTCGAACTGATAATCCACTCAACAGTCTATATGAGCATGCGCACGagttttgtattttaaattgCAAATAAGATGCTTCTCCAATATGTCAGCAGTTAAGAAGGTTACCATTGCAATGAGCTCCGCAATATCAATACTTAGAGGGTCAAATTCTGAATCAACACTTTCCCCAACATTTATGAGAATATCCTGAAGAGCAGCTATGCGCTCACCAGTTCGCTTTGCAAGCTCAACAATGGTCATGCCGTCAAATATCTCAACAGTTTTCTCTTGCAAGGATTTGCTAGATTTTTTCAGTTTAGAAACATATGGAGCTTCCACAGGCGGTTGGGTCTTCTTTTCCCTCTTGACAAACTTCCCTCtgggtttttctttcttgtgaATCTTTAAACCCAATGCctcctcatttttctttctagcCAGCAATTCTGAACTCGCATGAAAATACCTAAGCAACACCAGGGTGCCACATTTAATCccaaaactcaagaattgaaattatacttaaatcaggtattttgaaatttgatcaaTAAAATCGGCTTAACATCAATTTCCAAATTCAAGAATAACAAATTCTTCCATGGAATGTCTTACAAGAAGATAGCAAAACGTGTTACCACATGAGATGCTCAACCTCTTTGTGAATACATTCACATCAAGTTATAGCAATAATTAAGCTACTCAAGAAACTGTTGAACAAGCTACTAcaagaaataatattttaaagaaaatcataCATTATAAGAGTAAATTCAAAGTAATGAAAGGCATTGGTCAATCTCTATCTCCAAGATTcacaagaaataaaatgaaaatcaagaaaggCAACTTACCGGATCAAagcttcatttttcaaaactttgcAATACCTAGATCTTGATAGAAACGAGCTGAAAGAAAAATCTGCAATAGCAAATTTTGCTGGTGAATATGATAACGTAAAATCACATTACacagttattttttaaaattctatcaaTGTTTTGCAAAACCCAATTAACTACAACAATGCAAACCATTTCCCATCTGTGAAAGAGTAAACGAGATAAGAAACTGCTGAGTGACTGATTCATTGCTAAAACCCATAACAAGGTGCACCTCTGCAGGTAACAGAAGCGGCTTACCTAACTCAAGTAATGCCACATAATAGAAGCCTACTAACCCACCATACATACATGCTCGTACAttcaaagaattaaaatagaaCCTTCTACATACGATACATATGCCATatgttttatatatacatattacACAAGCTAAGGCATGCATAAATATGGCTTTTTAGCTTACCAGGTGTGCATTTGCATTTAACAGAAATAAGATTTGATTTTACTGCAAGATCAGCAGTAGATGCAGAATTTATCCTGGCTACATGTCCCAGAGGTGTTGAAGCCAGAGCTCTAATCAGACTGGCATTAATTCCCTGTAAACAATGTGTAGGAAGACATTAGGCATGATAGACAATATCGAAGGCACTTGCAAAACAACTACCAGGCTCTTTCTTTGTTGGGGACAATATACGCTACAGTCAATGCACATGTGAAGATAAAGACTAAATATTGCCAACATTCATATTGGCGATACACAACTACTGAGCTCTCTCGTCATTGGCGACAATACGTGCTACAGTATACATAAGTAAAGATAAAGACTAAAAATTGGTATATTATTATTCAGGCACTTCCTCacaaaaggaaaggaaattcCTAGAGATAGCAAAAAGGAACTTATAATGAGACCTTGATGAATCATTTGTTAGCAACATGCTATTAAATTCTTATCCAACGAAAAAGTTTCAGCCATACCCAATTTATTAGTTAGCAACAGAAATTTCACATGTTCAAAGTCTCCAATTTCATGCTAATAcgattcaaagaaaaaaaaaagagaaagaaaactcACTTTCTTCCCAACCCCTCGCCAAGCCATTCATACAGAGGACAAGCTCtgcaatttaaaaaaaaataatacgaAAATTAGAAATAATAGTAAAAGAATCTAGAATGCAATGCCAAACCCAAATCCAAATCTAAAGCCGCATACCAATTCtatggtcatttttttttcacatataGAAAAATACCCACACGTTAAATTGACTGAATTCATGTAAAAAAGTAACAGAAAACGTACAATACAAGCCCAATAGTTCagaatttttccttttgaagttcaataacaagaaaaaaaaagaaataaggaaCCAAAAACTCACCCGGAAGAGTATTCGTAGAATTTTTAGACAAAAATAACAAGACAGTGTGAAGATGAGATACTACTACTTTAGCAGATGTATTATAATGTCGCTGGGGTTTTCAAGATGCAAACTCGTCCGAGTTTCAACTCTTCTCGACAGAGCTTTGCTCGGTTAAGCTTTGCCCCCGACATCATGAGACCGGAGATTTAGTGAGGGCTTTACATTAACCGTGATACATCGTAATTACGTTTTTGCCCCTTGTGAGTCCTGAATGACCAAGTTGCGTTATTTTGATCTTGGTTTGTTTGTTTAGCTGGTCATGAGGTGGGCCGGTAATTCCTGCTCAAGGGTGCGAGTCGTATAAATGTAAGAATATAACACTTAAATAAGTGACGAAATTAATTCGTAGTGTCAAAAATACGAATACAatacatttattatataaattatataacataaaacaattaaatatacGATTtacaaaatgagaaaattcattatttagtaaaaaaaatttatctgtTAATCAAGTGATGAAattattgataaaaattaagtttatcATCTGGTTGAGGTTTGAATTAAAGAAAGTAAGGGTTTAGGATTTAtcgattatttatttttccacaATATCAAAAGGTGGATCTACATTAGAACAAGTAATGTCACATGAGATCATTGATTCACtgaaatattaaaactttttaCTTGATATATTACTTATGTTAAAGTTTTAAGTAAGTAATGATGTTAATGAACTcactaattatttttataattttataagaaatgGGGTCAGAGATctcaaataaagtaaatctaTTGAAAAGTAATTTATATACTAATATTTAACTTAGAGACTTACTTCCaaccattttttattaaagtctttataaaatttaaatttatttaattttgtattttaagaTTATGTTAAATCTAAATCCACTTGACTCAATATtgtatatttaaaatttgtcaAGTCTACTTATGAGTTAcacaaatcttttttttttttacgatTTAAGTCATTCTAACTGAACTAAATTGAGTTATGATTATTACATACTTATATAGGGTAatctaaatataattaattatttgtgtTATACttgataaggaaaataattttggatgggGGGTTTGAAGTTTTATTATAAACACTAATAAAATCATCAGTTAAATGAGTTATCACACAAGCATTggattttaacttttttttttgtcataatTGAATTAAGCGAGGGGATTAtcattgttttgaattgaaagaAGTGCTCTGGAttgaaatataataataataatgataagtATAAATAAACCACTTGGATTGGGCCTTCATGTTTCTTTTGAGGTTTATTACTCTCGTTTCTTTGCTAACGAGCACGTCCCTTGGGCCTCTCTCTCCTATTTTTGGGTCGATATAAGCTAACTTCATTCTAGTATTTCTTTACCGGCATGAGGCCGGGGATGGCCCCTTGGCTTCTCctaaattatgtttttgcCCATGGAGTTTTCTTTATTCTGCTTTTCCACTTCTACATAATTAACCCACACCACCCcgtaattttatcaaattatttgtGTAGCATTCAACTTTTTTAAATTGGTCACTCCAAACTTGAGTACTTGTCATACTTTATTCAGcaattgatttgttttttggtTGGTAATATAAAGCATGAGATTTATCACTCTTACGTATATATAAATGTAAACCGTAGTTGTTATCTAATTCTACGAATCTGTATAACTGAAACAAGACAGAAAGGCTTATTGGAGAGAACATCCAGAGGTAGTTTCCTTCCTTGCTAGTTGGTACTACTTAATCTGTTTTCCTCTTTTGTTTCGGTTATGCAGTTGGCAAAGTTtcacttctctttcttttgatAGCCTGCTTTCTACCCCAATTTGGTTTATTGGTTTGACCTGTATGTGGTTTTTGGAGCCTGTCGCATTATATATTTTGCATGTTAATTTATCTGAACTATTTTGAATCACGGGACTTTGATAAACAGGCGACAACGTTTGAGAACTAAGAAGGGTAGGGAAGCAGAGGATGAACCCACACTAACATTTATGAGAAATGGAAAAAGTTTACTAGAGAAACTGATTGCCACCTGCAATGGGAAATGTAATACTTCCAATCTGAAACTTTTCTGAAAAAGAGCCAGTTCCGCAAACCGATGGATACTCTGAGTTGTACCAGGGTTTTCTGCGAGACCGTCAACTAGTATTGGTTAAGAAGTGTAGAAACCATGACTTGAAAAATTACCAACGAGCAATCAATGAAATTGTCTTTGCATCAATTATGAGTGGTcataaaaatgttttgaaGTTGTTAGGATGCTGCCTAGAGACTCGAGTTCCTACCCCCATTTTCGAATTTGGAAAGAATGGGACTCTCTGCGTGATCTTCTTTTGAGTCTTGATGATTCCCATTCACTGGCATGGACATCAAGGTTAAAGATTGCAGCTGATATAGCTAATGCAGTTGCTTATCTCCACTTTGCATTCCCTCGGCCAATTATTCATAGAGATATAAGTCCTTAGACTATTTATCTGGATGAAAATTGCGTTGCTAAGTTGTCTGATTTCTCACTCTCCTTTCCTATCCCTAAAGGTAAGTCCCATGTACAGGATCAAGTGGTAGATACAATGGGATGCGTTGCTCCTGAATATTGCAAGGTTACAGGATGCTTCAATGAGAAGAATGATGTTTTCAGTTTTGGTGTACTTTTACTCGTGCTTTTGACCGGAACTATGAGATTTTATGGCTTTTACCGCTGTGAGTTTCATGTTAGGAGCAGCCCTATATATGATAGAcgtttttattctttttcaaaactaaccCTATCATAGATGATGTGAAGCAAGAAATAGAAGATGATAGGATTACTGACATTGCTGATTCTAGAATTTTAGATGAGGGGACCTGGACTGGGGAAGAGGAGGGATTTCAAGCTTTTGCAGTGCTTGCCCATAGATGCATCCGCAACTCAAAAAGAAGATAGACCAACGATGATTGATGTGGCAAAGAAACTCAGGCAGATTGATCAGGCTGCAACTTCTCTTGGTAGTGACTTTCAGCTTCAATCTCAATCAAATCTGCTGGTGTAAAATCTGCTAGGCTGTTCGTagggttttttctttcttaatgaAAAAGGAGACGTATTAATTAGTGTTTGAGTTTTCTAAGATGAAAAATCACATAGACATTGATAGATCTTTTATCTCTGGCTACATATATGCTTTTGTTACTTTTTTTAGCTTCATAACGGTTCAATATATAAACTTGAATCAATAATATATATCTGTCCATCTCCAATGTGTATATAAAATCCAAAGTAAGACTTCCTCTTTTTTCAATGCacttcaaaataataataaaagcttCCAAGTTTTCTTAGATAGCTGAGGGGATATCTCTTAATGTAATTGAAATTGACGTCTAAATCTAATTAAGATGGAACAAGAGAGATCCTATGTGCTACATGGATATAATTCGAGAAGAAATTTAAGCAGATTGATGGCTTTCAATGGACTCCTCATGGTGTTGATGTGTGTTTATCTCTATTATGTGGATATATAGGTATTGTTAAGGTGTATGTAAGACTTAAATTAATGGGTATAATATAATGCCTACGATATGGACATATTTGGGCTAGCTGTATATGTATCAGTGTTTTGTATGTAGGTGTTATAGGGAATCCGGTAATCAAGTATAAGGGCAATGAGTGATTTTTGAGGGACTGGCAGTGAGGAATATGGTTTCTAACATGAGTAGTAATGAACATGGTGAAGGCAATAAAGAGATGAGAAACTCTCCTCATTTAGAGAGGAGAAAATTTTCTCATCTTATTTGCTAATATCAATAAAATCTATTcacttataaaaataacaagaaaatattAGAGATATTAGCGAGTATCATCCAGATATaaacaaatttcttttttttttttgaaaagctacACCTCTttaaggcaaaaaaaaaaaaaagagaaaaggaaagaacacaTTACTTAACCTAACCAAGGTTGATCTTAAACATTATGAAATCAGCTAAcccaccttttctttttggtaatATGACAAGTATAATTAACCTTGGGGGATATATGGGAAAGTAGGCACTTAATTAGTATCAATTATTTGGAGAGGTCAATTCACAACAGTGGAAGTTGGAATAAATAAACTAATTGAATTGTTATAATCAACATGCAAAAGTTGCGCCATTTTTactaaatttaacaaaaaaaaatgacttaATATCACTTTGCATTTATTCATTCTACAAAAATGTCATTGGAATATTCTGCAGCCAGATCTCATATTGGAAAACAATTTAGAAGGCTTGACTACAAACAATTAATTCTCCTTCCATCCATGATCCAGCTATGAATCTAGGAACATATAATTAACAATATGAAACTTAGAAGCTCTAGAAGCTAATCATAATGCACAAAACTATCATAAAGATCATACATATATGAATATGATAAAACAAAGTTTATTGGgaatattttccatttctatGCATTAATTAAGCTAAAATGGTGCTTGAGCATTGACACCAACGCTTGTTAATCAATTATTGGGAGGCACTAACTAGATATATAGCATTGTTATCACAAAAAAAgtacattatatttttaacctTCTATCTATTAGTGGAAAAAAGATGTTAAGGACAGCCCTTGTGAAGGTTTTCTTCATGATGGAAACTTAAGGAATTAGCGCAACCATGAAATTACCTTTTCTCTTAAACTTGCAAGATGGTTTGCTCCACCTGAACTCGCCTCCCCTTGCTTCATTTCAAAATAGATAAGCTACTTAGAGGggaagaacaaagagagaaTATAATTTAACTAGctagtatatataataaatgaattaattaacttgtaatcaGTATTTGTTCTAAGGTTTTAATGGCAAGCAAGAAAGCAGACCTGTATATGTAAATGGTAGCAAACTCCATCATCAGAGACTTGAAGCGTTGAGGCACTCATAATGCACATGCCTTCTTCTTCTACCTTCTGTAGTAGGTTTGAGAAAGCATCATCTGGATGTATCTGAGAGTATATTTGTGTGATAACTTCACCTTGTCTGATTTCATGCACTGAAACTGACGGATCTTGATCAGGTTTTAAGtgtgggttttggttgagagGTTGCTTATGTTTAATTGTTGATAACATATCATTCTTCCTGAGAGTTAGCTTCTCTATTTCTTCCTCGAGCTCTGGAATGTATTCAACAGATCTGTCAATTATAAGCGGCGCACTCTTCCTTTTCTGCAAGATAGGAATTACCATGAGAAAAAGGACAGACAGACATAAAATAATGGCTTCAACTGATTGCTTTTACTTATTTAGTCCAGATTATTTCCTCAATGAAAAGTGAATCTATTGTGAATGATGGAATGGCGTATCAACCTTTGATCTACTAGAATCAGGAATCAATGCTCCGAGTGCCAAGTAGGACGCATGCAGCTTCATCCTCCGTATCCTCTCCTTCGCGTTATGTTCTTGTTTCTTCACAGTTGATCCTTCTCCTTCATCAGCTTGAACCTCCTTGTTGCCAGTTTGCAAGACCTTGAGCCTATAATTGTTTCTCCTTGTATTCTTGGCGCTGAATCGTTTGGCCACCAATACTTCGCCACTTCTAGGTTCAGCTACTGCTGAACATTCCTTTTCCGGGACCAAGCTTAAATCTGTCTTATCATCCCTTGTTTTTTCGTCCATACTAGGAAGTGGAGTGCTGCATTTTTGTAGAAGCAGATCTAGTTCATTTGAATCCTCAAGTGGTGCAGACAAGCTATTATCAATGGGATTATATCCCTCCTCCATATTTGGCTCCAATGGTTCTAAAACAAACCTGCTTGAATCAAGCTCATCGGTTCTTACATTATCTTCAATAGATAGTGATGTGCTGTTAAAAGGTAGAAGTGAACAGGCATAATCTGAAGCATAGACAGGAGATAACAAACCATTTTCACTGCTGGGACCATCCTGTAATTCCTTTTGTAATACCTTATCAATGTTATGGTCGGGTAGTGCAGAATTTTCTTGCTGAACAACCAATAACGAATCCAACTCATCGCCAGCCATGATAGGTAGTGATGAGCTGCTGCTTACTCGGGGAAACGACCATTGATCGAGTACGACTTGAATAGaagttgaaaaattataatcttgGTCATCTTTCTGATGAACATTTTCGTTTTCCAgcaattctttttcaatatttctGCCCTCTTGGCAGTGAAACATGCTTGGTTCCAGCACCAGGCTGCTGTTATTTTCTTGTACAAGTGGCCATAAATCATCTGCGGCTTTAGGAATCGTAGAGACATTGTCAACATGTGGAGCTGACATGTTGAGTTATAAGCTTTGCGCCCGAATAAATCAAAGAGAGGGTCGGTTAAATTCCTAGTTCATTTCACAAAAAGGGCAAAACTAAAAGGTTAAACTGAAAGTCTCTTCAATCTGTAAACAAACAGATTTCAGGATTAAAAGCACAGGCATGGGTATATATGACTGAACCCTAAACAGAACATTGCagtgaagatgaagaaatagCGCATAAATGACAAATTAATGCATATCCATTCAAGTAAATATTGTACTATCCAACGTTGAAACCATGATAATGTAGTTATATGaaaacagaaacaaaaaaatgcaAGGTGATGAATAGATATGTTGCAAAGCCTTACAGATTATAATGGAAATTAGACCAtccagaaagaaagaagaagaaaagtaaaacTATACATTGCAAGAAAAGAAGGTCATAGAGGCATGACGGAGAATAAAGAAATATGAATGTTATTTACTGCTGTGAGGCTGACAATTTAATgccataaaaaataataattaaagaaaggaATCATAGATATATAGTCACAAatagggagagagagagagagtggatAGAAAAGTCAAAATGTAACAAAATTTGATGCCTCTCATTATCAATCATATATAAGGAGAATGCTACATGTCGCACTGCATAAAGTCAATTAGTACTTAGtgtatttcataaaattaaattaaagacaTTAACATTTGTGAGATCTAGAGAGATAGAGAAGTGACAACCCGATCAAATCAGCATTGCAAGACCaagaatatataaatattcttATGTGATGTAGATGAACCACTCTTGTAATTCACAAAAACTAGCTTCAGAATAGATAATGTTATCTAATAAGTAgtcttttgtttaaaaaagaaaaagaaaacaaattacCATGATAATGGTGATGATTATCCTGATTTTTCCTAGCATAAAACAGATCATGATGATGCAAGAACTGTTAAAGTATCAGAAactgaaaaaacaaaaagaaagaatgaagtTCGTGGGTGAAACTACTGCTAATGCTGGTTTTCTACAAATGAAATATGCTCGAGTCAAAATATTTTCAGCATAACGAGGGGAGGGAAGCAGATGAAGCCAACAATATTTCGATAACAGAAAGGGGGCTTTCCCATTTCGGAGGAAACGAAAGCAATCCTTTGAGATGGATCTGTTACACTTCCCTGGTAAACATGAAACGTCAGAAGAGACATCCAAGGCGAGAACAAAGTTATAGGGCTTCATCATGTAATGAAGGACGATGAGAGAGAGTGTGGATGAAGGCAGATGCAAAGCTAGGTAGggaaaagaagagaacaaTATCACCGCAAGGtgcaaaaagaaagacaaagaaaGGAGGGGAGGGTGGAAGAGAGATTGTTTTTCCAAGAGTGATGGCAACAAGGGAAAGAGGAAGAAGCTTGTACTTCATGCCAGTAATGTACTTTCATTTTGGTATATAACTTTGTACTATACAAAACAAACGCACccaacatttttaattaagtaaacTACTTTCAAtgcataatttatatattactAGTAGTACCATAGtcctcctctttttttttttgggctaAGTCCATTATTATATTTCTCGAAGTCGCATCCCATCCAATATAGCAATATCCACACTTCTTCATTACTCTAttagactttttttttctccttttcagttttatgtgtatatatagACAAGGCAATGAAAATAGCTAGAGTACCTGGAAATTAGATTATCCTGATTTTTTATactaaagaaaatgatggTAACTCATAAGTAtgtcaagtttttttttttaagggctgaaatcatttcatttcataagctatgcaaaaaaaaaaaacccaaaaaggaGGACAATAAACCTCCATCCACAATAAGACATAAGTCTGCAGACAACTAAAAAACAATATGCAGCAACTAGATCACCCTGtatacccaaaaaaaaaaatttacaaccTCCTAACAAGCACAGGAGGTTAGTGAAACCTCATTCCACCAAGCAGAGGATATCTACAAATTTGTTCTTGATGTCTTTAGGACCCCTAACAATTCAAGTCAGATGGGAAagcataaaaaaagaagaggtgCTGTTGAGTGGATGTTGATGGTGCTGTCAAGGGAAGCCCTGATGAGGCAATGCTTCGTGATGCAAATGGTGCTATTAGGGTTACTTTCTCTAAGACTATTGGGATTGAAGATTCTAGTATGGCAGAACTTTTAGCTATATATTAGGGAAGCGTTCTTAATCTTCGCTATCTCAAGCTCAAATGAGTCTCACAAATTGTTGATCGAAAGTGACTGTATTAATGCCGTTAGATGGTGTAGGTAGCTGTAGATACTAGATTTTGGTTAATACTGTTACTCTAAAGAATTATGTTACAACATAATATTATATAGAGAACAACCAGAACAAGTAAAGTGTTACTTCACGCAGAATAACTAGAACAAGTGAAGTGCTACTTCACGTAG containing:
- the LOC18607808 gene encoding translation initiation factor IF-2; amino-acid sequence: MAWRGVGKKGINASLIRALASTPLGHVARINSASTADLAVKSNLISVKCKCTPDFSFSSFLSRSRYCKVLKNEALIRYFHASSELLARKKNEEALGLKIHKKEKPRGKFVKREKKTQPPVEAPYVSKLKKSSKSLQEKTVEIFDGMTIVELAKRTGERIAALQDILINVGESVDSEFDPLSIDIAELIAMELGASVKRIHASEGAEILSRPPIVTVMGHVDHGKTSLLDALRQTSVAAKEAGGITQHLGAFVVRMPSGASITFLDTPGHAAFSAMRARGAAVTDIVVLVVAADDGVMPQTLEAMAHAKAANVPIVVAVNKCDKPAANPDRVKIQLASEGLLLEEMGGDIQVVEVSAIKKTGLDNLEEALLLQAEMMNLKARLDGLAQAYVVEARLDKGRGPLATAIVKAGTLVCGQYVVVGLEWGRIRAIRDMVGKAIEQATPATPVEIEGLKGLPMAGDDIIVVQSEERARMLSAGRKKKFDKDRLLKISSGRAEALEQSEEVPQRAEMPIIVKADVQGTVQAVTDALKTLNSPQVFVNVVHVGVGPISQSDVDLAQACGACIIGFNVKSPPSSLSMAATQAGIKILMHSVIYHLLEAIGNMIVDKAPGTFETQVAGEAEVLDIFELKGKSKAKGGDVKIAGCRVIDGCVSRSSTMRLLRSGEVVFEGSCTSLKQEQHDVEKVGKGNECGLVLCNCDNFRVGDIIQCLEQVVRKPKFISSESGVVRIEC
- the LOC18607810 gene encoding uncharacterized protein LOC18607810 isoform X1, which codes for MSAPHVDNVSTIPKAADDLWPLVQENNSSLVLEPSMFHCQEGRNIEKELLENENVHQKDDQDYNFSTSIQVVLDQWSFPRVSSSSSLPIMAGDELDSLLVVQQENSALPDHNIDKVLQKELQDGPSSENGLLSPVYASDYACSLLPFNSTSLSIEDNVRTDELDSSRFVLEPLEPNMEEGYNPIDNSLSAPLEDSNELDLLLQKCSTPLPSMDEKTRDDKTDLSLVPEKECSAVAEPRSGEVLVAKRFSAKNTRRNNYRLKVLQTGNKEVQADEGEGSTVKKQEHNAKERIRRMKLHASYLALGALIPDSSRSKKRKSAPLIIDRSVEYIPELEEEIEKLTLRKNDMLSTIKHKQPLNQNPHLKPDQDPSVSVHEIRQGEVITQIYSQIHPDDAFSNLLQKVEEEGMCIMSASTLQVSDDGVCYHLHIQQGEASSGGANHLASLREKVISWLR
- the LOC18607810 gene encoding transcription factor bHLH101 isoform X2, whose amino-acid sequence is MEEGYNPIDNSLSAPLEDSNELDLLLQKCSTPLPSMDEKTRDDKTDLSLVPEKECSAVAEPRSGEVLVAKRFSAKNTRRNNYRLKVLQTGNKEVQADEGEGSTVKKQEHNAKERIRRMKLHASYLALGALIPDSSRSKKRKSAPLIIDRSVEYIPELEEEIEKLTLRKNDMLSTIKHKQPLNQNPHLKPDQDPSVSVHEIRQGEVITQIYSQIHPDDAFSNLLQKVEEEGMCIMSASTLQVSDDGVCYHLHIQQGEASSGGANHLASLREKVISWLR